From Microbacterium sp. LWH11-1.2, one genomic window encodes:
- a CDS encoding MFS transporter: MTSTHSRARRAGVAAFVGTTIEWYDFYVYATAAALVFGPLFFPSGDRLAETAAAFATFAVAFLVRPLGGIIFGHIGDKLGRRTSLVITLLLMGAATVLVGCLPTYENVGILAPILLILLRALQGLAVGGEWGGAVLMSVEHAPEKSKTFYGGFTQLGNPAGALLASGIFAIMSRVSPDFIMDGGWRIPFLLSIVLVGVGFWVRYRVEETPVFEAKVEGRKQSMPLAFALRTNWRPILLGIGILPISTGGYYLATTFATAYATGEPIAISEQVILDAMTIASFVEFVVTLPVAWLGDKWGRKNVMYIGLVTSVLTFVPFLLIMPGRVEPLIFLFASLVRIAMSATYAPIAALLAQMFRPQARYTSLALSYGVGAALWAGFSPWFATQLIAWTGSVWSVIAMFIGMAVIAGICTRLAPQHSDEAPVTASFTARTDTTANRLP, from the coding sequence ATGACTTCCACGCACAGCAGGGCGCGACGCGCAGGCGTCGCCGCCTTCGTCGGCACCACCATCGAGTGGTACGACTTCTACGTCTACGCGACGGCCGCCGCCCTCGTCTTCGGCCCGTTGTTCTTCCCGAGCGGCGACCGGCTCGCCGAGACGGCCGCCGCCTTCGCCACCTTCGCCGTCGCCTTCCTCGTCCGCCCCCTCGGCGGCATCATCTTCGGCCACATCGGCGACAAGCTCGGCCGCCGCACCTCGCTCGTCATCACCCTGCTGCTGATGGGGGCGGCGACCGTCCTGGTCGGCTGCCTCCCCACCTACGAGAACGTCGGCATCCTCGCGCCCATCCTCCTGATCCTGCTCCGCGCCCTCCAGGGCCTCGCGGTCGGCGGCGAGTGGGGCGGCGCGGTGCTCATGAGCGTCGAGCACGCCCCCGAGAAGTCGAAGACGTTCTACGGCGGCTTCACGCAGCTCGGCAACCCGGCCGGAGCGCTCCTCGCCTCGGGCATCTTCGCGATCATGTCGCGCGTGAGCCCGGACTTCATCATGGACGGCGGATGGCGCATCCCGTTCCTGCTGTCGATCGTGCTGGTGGGCGTCGGGTTCTGGGTCCGCTACCGCGTCGAGGAGACGCCCGTCTTCGAGGCGAAGGTCGAGGGTCGCAAGCAGTCGATGCCGCTGGCCTTCGCACTGCGGACGAACTGGCGCCCGATCCTGCTCGGCATCGGCATCCTGCCGATCTCGACCGGCGGCTACTACCTCGCGACCACGTTCGCCACGGCCTACGCCACGGGCGAGCCCATCGCGATCAGCGAGCAGGTCATCCTCGACGCGATGACGATCGCCTCGTTCGTGGAGTTCGTCGTGACGCTCCCGGTCGCCTGGCTGGGCGACAAGTGGGGTCGCAAGAACGTCATGTACATCGGTCTGGTCACCTCGGTGCTCACGTTCGTGCCGTTCCTGCTGATCATGCCGGGCCGGGTCGAACCGCTGATCTTCCTCTTCGCCTCGCTGGTGCGCATCGCCATGAGCGCGACCTACGCGCCGATCGCAGCCCTGCTCGCGCAGATGTTCCGTCCTCAGGCCCGGTACACCTCGCTCGCGCTGTCCTACGGTGTCGGCGCCGCGCTCTGGGCGGGCTTCTCGCCCTGGTTCGCGACGCAGCTCATCGCCTGGACCGGCAGCGTCTGGTCGGTCATCGCGATGTTCATCGGCATGGCCGTCATCGCCGGCATCTGCACGCGTCTCGCGCCGCAGCACTCGGATGAGGCTCCGGTCACGGCATCGTTCACCGCCCGCACCGACACCACGGCCAACCGGCTGCCCTGA